One window of Microcoleus vaginatus PCC 9802 genomic DNA carries:
- a CDS encoding DUF655 domain-containing protein, with protein sequence MAVLYYHLVGFCCAGLVALNLVGCGQTKQDVQNLPLSLALLPQDPLLQVYFNQSIASSYTEPYRQQTRPGDDLENLIAVAIASAGSTVDVAVQEFRLPSIARVLADRQRSGIKVRLIVEHIYSRPWSDFTAQELAKLPERERDRYTEFVQLADRNKDGKLSADEIKQNDALVIVKDAGIPVIDDTADGSKGSSLMHHKFVVIDGKTVIVTSANFTTSDIHGDFKTPASRGNANNLLKIENAQVAQLFTQEFNIMWGDGPQGKPDSKFGIKKPFRQVQKVRVGNSTVGVQFSPTAATLPWEKSANGLINRTLGSAKKSVDLALFVFSAQRLSNTLEIEASRGVAVRALIDSNFIYRSYSEGLDMMGATLMQDCGLETDNRPWRKPLTAVGVPLLPMGDRLHHKFGVVDGKTVLTGSHNWSEAANHGNDETLLAIESPTVAAHFEREFDRLYKGATLGIPARIKQRIDAKKKECDSLQAASKSAAAKPQIAAKKLVNLNAASQEELETLPGVGPKLAERIIAARQQQPFTSLEDVARVQGVGDKILERWRDRVTW encoded by the coding sequence GTGGCTGTATTGTATTATCATTTAGTCGGTTTCTGTTGTGCTGGGCTGGTGGCACTCAATCTGGTGGGCTGCGGACAAACAAAGCAAGACGTGCAGAATTTACCTCTCAGCCTGGCTCTATTGCCTCAAGACCCCTTGTTGCAAGTATACTTCAATCAGTCGATCGCTTCGAGTTATACAGAGCCTTACCGCCAGCAAACTAGACCTGGAGATGATTTAGAAAACTTGATCGCTGTTGCGATCGCCAGTGCTGGATCGACGGTAGATGTAGCGGTTCAGGAGTTTCGCTTGCCCAGTATTGCGAGGGTTTTGGCCGATCGACAGCGATCGGGAATTAAAGTGAGATTAATTGTCGAACATATCTATAGTCGCCCTTGGAGCGATTTTACAGCTCAGGAGTTAGCGAAATTACCCGAAAGAGAGCGCGATCGTTATACCGAATTTGTGCAACTTGCCGATCGCAATAAAGACGGTAAATTGAGTGCCGATGAAATCAAGCAAAATGATGCTTTGGTAATTGTCAAGGATGCGGGGATTCCTGTAATTGACGATACTGCTGACGGCAGTAAAGGCAGCAGTTTGATGCACCACAAATTTGTGGTAATTGACGGCAAAACCGTAATCGTCACTTCGGCTAATTTTACCACAAGCGATATACATGGCGATTTCAAGACACCAGCAAGTCGCGGCAATGCGAACAATTTGTTGAAAATTGAAAATGCTCAAGTAGCGCAACTATTTACTCAAGAATTTAACATCATGTGGGGCGACGGGCCCCAGGGCAAACCGGACAGCAAGTTTGGCATCAAAAAGCCGTTTCGTCAAGTGCAAAAAGTAAGAGTAGGGAATTCGACTGTTGGGGTGCAATTTTCGCCGACGGCTGCGACTTTGCCTTGGGAAAAAAGCGCCAACGGTTTGATAAATCGAACTTTGGGTAGTGCGAAAAAGTCGGTTGATTTGGCCCTGTTTGTATTTTCGGCTCAGCGGTTGTCAAATACTTTGGAAATTGAAGCTAGCCGGGGAGTTGCGGTGCGAGCTTTAATTGACTCTAATTTTATTTATCGCTCTTATAGTGAAGGGTTGGATATGATGGGGGCGACTTTGATGCAAGATTGCGGGTTAGAAACTGACAATCGCCCTTGGAGAAAGCCGCTGACTGCGGTGGGAGTGCCGCTGTTACCAATGGGCGATCGCCTGCACCACAAATTCGGCGTTGTGGACGGCAAAACGGTGCTTACAGGTTCTCACAACTGGAGTGAGGCTGCAAATCACGGGAATGACGAGACGCTGCTGGCGATCGAGAGTCCCACAGTTGCAGCCCATTTTGAGCGGGAGTTCGATCGGCTTTACAAAGGTGCAACCTTGGGAATTCCCGCCCGAATCAAACAGAGAATTGATGCTAAGAAAAAAGAGTGCGATTCACTACAAGCAGCATCAAAATCTGCGGCTGCCAAACCTCAAATTGCTGCTAAAAAGTTAGTTAATTTAAATGCAGCCAGTCAGGAAGAATTAGAAACCTTGCCCGGGGTTGGCCCGAAGTTAGCCGAGAGAATTATTGCAGCGCGGCAACAGCAACCTTTCACCTCTTTGGAGGATGTGGCACGGGTACAGGGAGTCGGGGACAAGATTTTAGAGAGATGGCGCGATCGAGTAACTTGGTAG
- the cax gene encoding calcium/proton exchanger, with protein MSIKKILSIALLIFIPISLAAEYLHWGSLAVFITSALGIIPLAIWLSTATEEVAIVTGPSIGGLLNAVFGNATELIIAIVALKAGLIDIVKASITGTIISNLLLVMGFSMLLGGIRYKEQEFKPIIARVNGSTMTLAVIAILLPTMVIYTSNGVEPAAIQNLSLITAIVLIAVYALTLLFSLKTHSYLYEVGLLELESENPQNTKDESTTHKPNLWLWIGVLVASTVAVAFESEIFVGVVEETTKGLGLTPLFTGVILLPIVGGAAEYVTAVGVAMKNNMDLSVSVAMGSSLLVALLVAPVLVIIGLVIHQPMDLNFNPFEVVAVAIAVTIANLISIDGRSNWLEGVLLLATYIVLGAAFYFHPIT; from the coding sequence ATGTCAATCAAAAAGATTCTTTCCATAGCGCTGTTAATTTTTATCCCCATTTCCCTCGCCGCTGAGTATTTGCACTGGGGTTCCCTTGCAGTTTTCATCACATCCGCTTTAGGCATTATACCTCTGGCGATTTGGTTGAGTACAGCAACAGAAGAAGTGGCGATCGTTACAGGCCCCTCCATAGGCGGCTTATTAAATGCAGTCTTCGGCAATGCTACGGAATTAATTATTGCAATAGTTGCCCTGAAAGCTGGCTTAATTGACATTGTGAAAGCCAGCATAACTGGTACAATTATCAGCAACTTGCTCTTAGTGATGGGATTTTCCATGCTGTTAGGAGGAATCCGTTACAAAGAACAGGAATTTAAGCCAATAATCGCGCGGGTGAACGGTTCCACAATGACTCTAGCAGTTATTGCCATCCTGCTGCCGACAATGGTAATTTATACCTCCAATGGAGTCGAACCCGCAGCTATTCAGAATCTTTCCTTAATAACGGCGATCGTCCTAATTGCAGTTTACGCTCTAACTCTCCTATTTTCATTAAAAACTCACAGCTATCTTTACGAGGTTGGGTTACTCGAACTAGAGTCAGAAAATCCGCAAAATACCAAAGATGAATCTACTACGCACAAACCGAATTTGTGGCTGTGGATAGGAGTGCTAGTTGCCTCAACTGTTGCCGTTGCTTTTGAATCAGAAATTTTCGTTGGTGTTGTCGAAGAAACTACCAAAGGATTGGGATTGACGCCGCTGTTTACAGGGGTAATTCTGTTGCCGATTGTTGGTGGCGCGGCCGAATATGTAACTGCGGTAGGAGTTGCGATGAAAAACAATATGGATTTGTCAGTTTCTGTCGCAATGGGTTCGAGTTTGCTAGTTGCTTTGCTGGTAGCGCCGGTGTTGGTGATTATCGGATTAGTAATTCATCAGCCGATGGATTTAAACTTCAATCCGTTTGAAGTAGTTGCAGTTGCCATCGCAGTGACAATTGCCAATCTAATTAGTATCGACGGGCGCTCTAATTGGCTTGAAGGAGTGCTGCTTTTAGCAACATATATCGTGTTAGGAGCAGCATTTTACTTTCACCCCATTACTTGA
- a CDS encoding MORN motif-containing protein has product MISRSWLSGIALLVASVLGIGSYAIDPLPSMAQGTEAKTGRCVPAIATGRVRCDYDSGDSYIGQFVNGLPSGTGVYVYSNGDRYEGQFRLGKPNGRGQFIFKDDARVEGIFRDGKVSSGTAIFTNGDRYIGSFSLDQKVGVPTGQGQFIFANGDRFVGQFLGGKPLGTGAFTRADGSRCSGQFYTQELDGRGNCSFSNGIRYEGELRKGLPHGKGTIIDTRGRRLPGVFREGQRLEQ; this is encoded by the coding sequence ATGATTTCCCGTTCTTGGCTCAGTGGAATCGCTTTATTAGTTGCATCAGTGTTGGGAATTGGTAGTTACGCGATTGATCCCCTGCCCTCAATGGCGCAAGGAACAGAAGCTAAAACCGGTCGCTGCGTGCCAGCTATCGCTACAGGTAGAGTTAGGTGCGATTATGACAGCGGTGATAGCTACATCGGACAGTTCGTTAACGGTTTGCCCAGTGGCACTGGGGTATACGTATATTCCAACGGCGATCGCTATGAGGGGCAGTTCCGTCTGGGCAAACCAAATGGTCGAGGACAATTTATATTTAAGGACGACGCCCGCGTGGAGGGCATATTCCGAGATGGCAAAGTTAGTTCCGGGACAGCTATTTTTACTAATGGCGATCGCTATATAGGGTCGTTTTCTCTTGATCAAAAAGTAGGCGTGCCCACGGGACAAGGGCAATTCATTTTTGCTAATGGCGATCGCTTTGTGGGTCAATTTTTAGGGGGCAAGCCTTTAGGTACGGGAGCGTTCACCCGCGCTGACGGCAGTCGGTGTTCGGGACAGTTCTATACTCAAGAACTTGATGGTAGGGGTAACTGTTCGTTCTCCAACGGTATCCGCTATGAGGGAGAGTTACGCAAGGGATTGCCTCACGGTAAGGGCACAATTATCGATACCAGAGGTCGGCGGCTTCCGGGAGTATTCCGTGAGGGCCAGCGACTAGAGCAATAA
- a CDS encoding MORN motif-containing protein: MLGSIQKLGMVILVASCIGSATNLLNPQPSMAQPKPEEGKRSPFCQGNPPTGRVKCNYEGGDNYEGNFVNGLPDGTGVYVYANGDRYEGNFRKGVPNGRGTFIFKDDARYTGVFQDGTMRSGTVVFANGERYVGEFAVVRNVQTDAISSQPSGRGQFFYTNGDRYEGQFFAGSPFGPGVLVRVDGTRCSGRFFNQELDASVSCSFPNGTRYEGELRKGVPHGVGTMIDASGRRFPGVFRNGKPGVS, encoded by the coding sequence CTTGAATCCGCAGCCATCAATGGCTCAACCAAAACCAGAAGAAGGAAAACGCTCTCCCTTCTGCCAAGGCAACCCTCCTACGGGAAGAGTAAAATGCAATTACGAGGGAGGCGATAACTACGAGGGAAATTTCGTCAATGGCCTGCCCGACGGCACTGGAGTCTACGTGTATGCTAATGGCGATCGCTACGAAGGAAATTTTCGGAAGGGAGTGCCAAATGGTAGAGGGACATTCATTTTTAAAGATGATGCCCGCTACACAGGCGTGTTCCAAGACGGCACAATGAGATCTGGGACGGTCGTTTTTGCCAACGGCGAGCGCTACGTCGGAGAGTTCGCAGTCGTCAGGAACGTTCAGACTGATGCCATTAGCAGCCAACCCTCAGGGCGGGGTCAATTTTTTTATACCAATGGCGATCGCTACGAAGGACAATTTTTTGCAGGTTCGCCCTTTGGCCCGGGGGTATTGGTGCGGGTAGACGGCACTCGCTGTTCCGGCAGGTTTTTCAATCAAGAACTTGACGCTAGTGTCTCCTGCAGTTTCCCCAACGGTACGCGCTATGAAGGAGAATTGCGAAAGGGAGTGCCTCACGGTGTCGGGACAATGATCGATGCTAGCGGTAGGCGCTTTCCGGGGGTATTTCGCAACGGCAAGCCCGGAGTTTCGTAA